In Streptomyces dangxiongensis, one DNA window encodes the following:
- a CDS encoding siderophore-interacting protein, translated as MTTAVAAPFRFFSLQVVRTRRLGPSLVRVTFAGPDLHALHSHGRDQSLSLFLPHPGQAEPVVPLELGDNWWQGWRELPDDIRAVMRSYTLRALRRDAVGQTAEIDIDFALHGVAPGAASPAGPASRWAARAAAGDRVLLLGPALADNRAIRFRPPVDTGLVVLCGDETAVPAATAILESLPAGTRVRGWLEVPHAGDVQDVRTEADAEITWLVRRDATGAPASTAVDAVRAAGLTGAERPYVWIAGESAQVRALRRHFVTECGVDRRRVTFVGYWRRGMTEEQLRAAA; from the coding sequence ATGACAACGGCCGTGGCCGCCCCGTTCCGTTTCTTCTCCCTCCAGGTCGTACGGACGAGGCGGCTCGGTCCGTCCCTGGTCCGGGTGACCTTCGCCGGCCCGGATCTGCACGCCCTCCACTCCCACGGCCGGGACCAGTCCCTGTCGCTGTTCCTGCCGCACCCGGGGCAGGCCGAGCCGGTCGTCCCGCTCGAACTGGGCGACAACTGGTGGCAGGGCTGGCGTGAACTCCCGGACGACATACGGGCGGTGATGCGCTCGTACACACTGCGGGCCCTGCGGCGGGACGCCGTCGGGCAGACGGCCGAGATCGACATCGACTTCGCGCTGCACGGGGTCGCACCGGGCGCCGCCTCCCCCGCCGGGCCGGCCTCCCGGTGGGCCGCCCGGGCCGCCGCCGGGGACCGCGTGCTGCTGCTCGGGCCGGCCCTGGCGGACAACCGCGCGATCCGCTTCCGTCCACCCGTGGACACCGGTCTCGTGGTGCTGTGCGGCGACGAGACCGCCGTCCCCGCGGCGACCGCGATCCTCGAATCCCTGCCCGCCGGCACCCGCGTGCGGGGCTGGCTGGAGGTGCCGCACGCCGGGGACGTCCAGGACGTGCGCACGGAGGCCGACGCGGAGATCACCTGGCTGGTGCGGCGCGACGCCACGGGTGCGCCCGCCTCCACGGCCGTCGACGCCGTACGGGCCGCCGGACTCACCGGCGCCGAGCGGCCGTACGTGTGGATCGCGGGCGAGTCCGCTCAGGTGAGGGCGCTGCGGCGGCACTTCGTCACCGAATGCGGGGTGGACCGGCGGCGCGTGACGTTCGTCGGGTACTGGCGGCGGGGGATGACGGAGGAGCAACTCCGCGCCGCCGCATGA
- a CDS encoding ABC transporter substrate-binding protein, translated as MPRACATHPTRRGLLAAGGALGLGAALAACGDDKGKDTGSGKGAAGGGSGPWSFKDDRGTTVKLDKVPANIVAFTGVAAALYDYGVRVKGVFGPTTTSGGKPDVQAGDMDVSKVTVLGNTWGQFSIEKYASLAPDVLISTMFDDAGTLWYVPDESKKKISRLAPSVGISVYDRPLTEPLQRMWELAGSLGADLKAAEVTAAKKRFEDAAARLRAAAKAKPGIKVMAASASDQLFYVSGTDLSIDLEYFKSLGVNLVEPPASAKAKGGGWYESLSWENVDKYQADIIMMDDRSSAIQPADISKATWKKLPAVKAGQVISRSPEPILSYDKCVPLLTGLAEALEKARKVG; from the coding sequence ATGCCCCGTGCCTGTGCCACCCACCCCACTCGCCGCGGCCTGCTCGCCGCGGGCGGCGCCCTCGGACTCGGTGCCGCGCTCGCCGCCTGCGGGGACGACAAGGGGAAGGACACCGGCTCCGGCAAGGGGGCGGCGGGCGGCGGGTCCGGTCCCTGGTCGTTCAAGGACGACCGGGGCACGACCGTGAAGCTGGACAAGGTCCCGGCGAACATCGTCGCGTTCACCGGTGTCGCCGCCGCGCTGTACGACTACGGCGTCCGGGTGAAGGGCGTCTTCGGCCCGACGACGACCAGCGGCGGCAAGCCCGACGTCCAGGCCGGCGACATGGACGTCAGCAAGGTGACCGTCCTCGGCAACACCTGGGGCCAGTTCAGCATCGAGAAGTACGCGTCCCTGGCACCGGACGTGCTCATCAGCACGATGTTCGACGACGCCGGCACCCTGTGGTACGTCCCCGACGAGTCGAAGAAGAAGATCTCCCGGCTGGCGCCCAGCGTCGGCATCTCCGTCTACGACCGCCCGCTCACCGAGCCGCTCCAGCGGATGTGGGAGCTGGCCGGGTCGCTGGGCGCGGACCTGAAGGCCGCCGAGGTCACCGCGGCGAAGAAGCGGTTCGAGGACGCCGCCGCCCGGCTGCGCGCCGCCGCCAAGGCCAAGCCCGGCATCAAGGTGATGGCCGCCAGCGCGAGCGACCAGCTCTTCTACGTCTCCGGCACCGACCTCTCCATCGACCTGGAGTACTTCAAGTCCCTCGGAGTGAACCTCGTGGAGCCGCCGGCGAGCGCCAAGGCCAAGGGCGGCGGCTGGTACGAGTCGCTGAGCTGGGAGAACGTCGACAAGTACCAGGCCGACATCATCATGATGGACGACCGTTCCTCGGCCATCCAGCCGGCCGACATCAGCAAGGCCACCTGGAAGAAGCTCCCCGCGGTGAAGGCCGGCCAGGTCATCTCCCGCTCCCCGGAGCCGATCCTCTCCTACGACAAGTGCGTTCCGCTGCTGACCGGCCTCGCCGAGGCGCTGGAGAAGGCCAGGAAGGTCGGCTAG
- a CDS encoding acyl-CoA dehydrogenase family protein, whose amino-acid sequence MDHRLSPELEELRRTVEEFAHDVVAPKIGDFYERHEFPYEIVREMGRMGLFGLPFPEEYGGMGGDYLALGIALEELARVDSSVAITLEAGVSLGAMPLHLYGTEEQKREWLPRLCAGEILGAFGLTEPDGGSDAGATRTTARLDPDTDEWVINGTKCFITNSGTDITGLVTVTAVTGRKPDGRPRISAIIVPSGTPGFTVAAPYSKVGWNASDTRELSFQDVRVPAANLLGEEGRGYAQFLRILDEGRIAIAALATGLAQGCVDESVKYARERHAFGRPIGANQAIQFKIADMEMKAYTARLAWRDAASRLVAGEPFKKEAALAKLHSSTVAVDNARDATQIHGGYGFMNEYPVARMWRDSKILEIGEGTSEVQRMLIARELGLVS is encoded by the coding sequence ATGGACCACCGCCTCAGCCCCGAGCTGGAGGAACTCCGGCGCACGGTGGAGGAGTTCGCGCACGACGTGGTGGCGCCGAAGATCGGCGACTTCTACGAACGGCACGAGTTCCCCTACGAGATCGTCCGCGAGATGGGCCGCATGGGTCTGTTCGGGCTGCCCTTCCCCGAGGAGTACGGCGGCATGGGCGGCGACTATCTCGCGCTCGGCATCGCCCTGGAGGAACTGGCCCGTGTCGACTCGTCGGTGGCCATCACCCTGGAGGCGGGGGTGTCGCTGGGCGCCATGCCGCTGCACCTGTACGGCACCGAGGAGCAGAAGCGCGAGTGGCTGCCCCGGCTGTGCGCGGGCGAGATCCTGGGCGCGTTCGGCCTGACGGAGCCGGACGGGGGCAGCGACGCCGGGGCGACCCGTACGACGGCCCGCCTGGACCCGGACACGGACGAGTGGGTGATCAACGGCACGAAGTGCTTCATCACCAACTCGGGCACGGACATCACGGGCCTGGTGACGGTCACCGCGGTCACCGGCCGCAAGCCGGACGGACGGCCCAGGATCTCGGCGATCATCGTCCCCTCCGGCACGCCCGGTTTCACGGTGGCCGCGCCGTACTCGAAGGTCGGCTGGAACGCCTCCGACACCCGCGAGCTGTCCTTCCAGGACGTCCGGGTCCCGGCCGCCAACCTGCTCGGCGAGGAGGGCCGCGGCTACGCCCAGTTCCTGCGCATCCTGGACGAGGGCCGCATCGCGATCGCGGCGCTCGCGACCGGGCTGGCGCAGGGCTGTGTGGACGAGTCGGTGAAGTACGCCAGGGAACGGCACGCCTTCGGCCGGCCGATCGGTGCCAACCAGGCGATCCAGTTCAAGATCGCTGACATGGAGATGAAGGCGTACACCGCCCGTCTGGCCTGGCGGGACGCGGCCTCGCGGCTCGTGGCCGGCGAACCCTTCAAGAAGGAGGCGGCCCTGGCCAAGCTGCACTCCTCCACGGTCGCCGTCGACAACGCCCGCGACGCCACCCAGATCCACGGCGGCTACGGCTTCATGAACGAGTACCCGGTGGCCCGCATGTGGCGCGACTCCAAGATCCTGGAGATCGGCGAGGGCACGAGCGAGGTCCAGCGCATGCTGATCGCCCGCGAGCTGGGCCTGGTGAGCTGA
- a CDS encoding hydroxymethylglutaryl-CoA lyase, which yields MVVPAPDLPARVRIHEVGARDGLQNEKTAVPTAVKAEFVRRLAGAGLTTVEATSFVHPKWVPQLADAEELYPLVSDLAGVDLPVLVPNRRGLDRALALGARRVAVFASATESFAKANLNRTVDESLAVFEPVVREAKDAGAHVRGYVSMCFGDPWEGAVPPHQVARVCTALRDMGCDELSLGDTIGVATPGHVQALLALLNERGVPTPALGVHFHDTYGQALANTLAALRHGVTTVDASAGGLGGCPYARSATGNLATEDLVWMLHGLGIETGVDLGRLTATSVWMAEQLGRPSPSRTVRALSHKDQ from the coding sequence ATGGTCGTACCGGCCCCGGACCTGCCCGCCCGGGTGCGGATCCACGAGGTCGGCGCGCGCGACGGCCTCCAGAACGAGAAGACGGCCGTACCGACCGCGGTGAAGGCGGAGTTCGTCCGCCGGCTGGCCGGCGCGGGCCTGACGACCGTCGAGGCGACGAGCTTCGTGCACCCGAAGTGGGTCCCCCAGCTCGCGGACGCCGAGGAGCTGTACCCGCTGGTGAGCGACCTGGCCGGGGTGGACCTGCCCGTCCTGGTCCCCAACCGGCGCGGCCTGGACCGCGCGCTGGCCCTCGGCGCCCGCCGGGTCGCGGTGTTCGCCAGCGCCACCGAGTCCTTCGCGAAGGCCAACCTCAACCGCACCGTGGACGAGTCGCTGGCCGTGTTCGAGCCGGTGGTGCGCGAGGCGAAGGACGCCGGCGCGCACGTGCGCGGTTACGTGTCCATGTGCTTCGGCGACCCCTGGGAGGGCGCGGTGCCGCCGCACCAGGTGGCCCGGGTCTGCACGGCCCTGCGCGACATGGGCTGTGACGAGCTGAGCCTCGGTGACACCATCGGGGTCGCCACCCCGGGCCATGTGCAGGCCCTCCTCGCCCTGCTGAACGAGCGGGGCGTGCCGACCCCCGCGCTCGGTGTGCACTTCCACGACACGTACGGCCAGGCGCTCGCCAACACCCTGGCCGCCCTGCGCCACGGCGTCACCACGGTCGACGCCTCCGCGGGCGGTCTCGGCGGCTGCCCGTACGCCAGGTCCGCCACCGGCAACCTCGCCACCGAGGACCTCGTCTGGATGCTGCACGGGCTCGGCATCGAGACCGGTGTCGACCTCGGCCGTCTGACCGCCACCAGCGTGTGGATGGCCGAACAACTGGGCCGGCCCAGCCCGTCCCGTACCGTCCGCGCTCTCTCCCACAAGGACCAGTGA
- a CDS encoding acetyl-CoA carboxylase biotin carboxylase subunit, which produces MFDTVLVANRGEIAVRVIRTLRSLGVRSVAVFSDADADARHVREADTAVRIGPAPAAESYLSVERLLEAAARTGAQAVHPGYGFLAENAGFARACEEAGLVFIGPPADAIALMGDKIRAKETVRAAGVPVVPGSSGSGLSDAELAAAAREIGTPVLLKPSAGGGGKGMRLVRDVGALAEEIAAARREARASFGDDTLLVERWVDRPRHIEIQVLADGHGSVVHLGERECSLQRRHQKIIEEAPSVLLDERTRSAMGEAAVQAARSCGYRGAGTVEFIVPGGDPDSYYFMEMNTRLQVEHPVTELVTGLDLVEWQLRVAAGERLGFAQDDVRLTGHAVEARICAEDPARGFLPSGGTVLLLDEPGGDGVRTDSGLSEGTEVGSLYDPMLSKVIAYGPDRETALRRLRAALADTVTLGVQTNAGFLRRLLGHPAVVAGELDTGLVERAVDELVPTDVPQEVYEAAAAVRLEALRPRAQGWVDPFSVPSGWRLGGTPKPPAFPLRVAEPVTYSPRGAHTVTGDRVTVTLDGVRHTFRRAGEWIGRDGDAWHVRDHDPVAASLDRAAHAGADSLTAPMPGTVTVVKVAVGDEVTAGQSLLVVEAMKMEHVISAPHAGTVAELDVSPGSTVAMDQVLAVIAPHDEEAEVAR; this is translated from the coding sequence GTGTTCGACACAGTGCTGGTCGCCAACCGGGGCGAGATCGCCGTACGCGTGATCCGTACGCTGCGCTCGCTGGGCGTGCGCTCGGTGGCGGTCTTCTCCGACGCGGACGCCGACGCGCGGCATGTGCGGGAGGCCGACACGGCGGTACGGATCGGTCCGGCGCCGGCCGCCGAGAGCTATCTGTCGGTGGAGCGGCTCCTGGAGGCCGCCGCCCGCACCGGCGCCCAGGCCGTCCACCCGGGATACGGCTTCCTGGCGGAGAACGCGGGCTTCGCGCGGGCGTGCGAGGAGGCGGGCCTGGTCTTCATCGGCCCGCCGGCCGACGCGATCGCGCTCATGGGCGACAAGATCCGCGCCAAGGAGACGGTGCGGGCCGCCGGGGTGCCGGTGGTGCCGGGGTCGAGCGGCAGCGGGCTGTCCGATGCCGAACTGGCCGCCGCCGCCCGCGAGATCGGTACGCCGGTGCTGCTCAAGCCGTCGGCCGGCGGCGGCGGCAAGGGCATGCGCCTGGTGCGGGACGTGGGCGCGCTGGCCGAGGAGATCGCCGCCGCCCGCCGCGAGGCCCGCGCCTCCTTCGGCGACGACACGCTGCTGGTGGAGCGGTGGGTCGACCGGCCCCGGCACATCGAGATCCAGGTGCTGGCCGACGGCCACGGCAGTGTGGTCCACCTCGGCGAGCGCGAGTGCTCCCTCCAGCGGCGGCACCAGAAGATCATCGAGGAGGCGCCCAGCGTGCTCCTCGACGAGCGGACCCGGTCCGCGATGGGCGAGGCGGCCGTGCAGGCGGCCCGCTCGTGCGGGTACCGGGGCGCGGGCACGGTGGAGTTCATCGTCCCCGGCGGGGACCCGGACTCGTACTACTTCATGGAGATGAACACCCGCCTCCAGGTGGAGCACCCGGTCACCGAACTCGTCACCGGGCTGGACCTCGTGGAGTGGCAGCTACGGGTGGCGGCCGGGGAGCGGCTGGGCTTCGCGCAGGACGACGTGCGGCTGACCGGGCACGCGGTGGAGGCCCGCATCTGCGCGGAGGACCCCGCGCGCGGCTTCCTCCCCTCCGGCGGCACGGTGCTGCTCCTGGACGAGCCCGGCGGCGACGGTGTCCGCACCGACTCCGGGCTCAGCGAGGGCACCGAGGTCGGCAGCCTGTACGACCCGATGCTGTCCAAGGTGATCGCCTACGGCCCCGACCGCGAGACGGCGCTGCGCAGGCTCCGCGCGGCCCTGGCGGACACGGTCACGCTGGGGGTGCAGACCAACGCGGGGTTCCTGCGCCGGCTGCTGGGCCATCCGGCGGTCGTGGCCGGTGAGCTGGACACCGGACTGGTGGAGCGGGCCGTGGACGAGCTGGTCCCCACGGACGTGCCGCAGGAGGTGTACGAGGCGGCGGCGGCCGTCCGTCTGGAGGCGCTCCGGCCGCGCGCACAGGGCTGGGTGGACCCGTTCTCCGTGCCCAGCGGCTGGCGGCTCGGCGGCACCCCGAAACCGCCCGCGTTCCCGCTGCGGGTGGCCGAACCGGTGACGTACAGCCCGCGCGGCGCCCACACCGTGACCGGCGACCGGGTGACGGTCACCCTGGACGGCGTCCGGCACACCTTCCGCCGGGCCGGTGAGTGGATCGGCCGGGACGGCGACGCCTGGCACGTGCGCGACCACGACCCGGTGGCCGCCTCCCTCGACCGGGCCGCGCACGCGGGCGCCGACTCGCTGACCGCGCCCATGCCCGGCACGGTCACCGTGGTCAAGGTGGCCGTCGGCGACGAGGTGACCGCCGGTCAGAGCCTGCTGGTGGTCGAGGCGATGAAGATGGAGCACGTCATCTCCGCCCCGCACGCCGGCACGGTCGCCGAGCTGGACGTGTCCCCGGGCTCGACGGTCGCCATGGACCAGGTGCTGGCCGTCATCGCCCCCCACGACGAGGAAGCGGAGGTGGCGCGGTGA
- a CDS encoding carboxyl transferase domain-containing protein, whose product MQEAPELRSAADPASEAWRANEEGHRALVEELRAKLAAAALGGGEKARARHTARGKLLPRDRVDTLLDPGSPFLELAPLAADGMYDGQAPAAGVIAGIGRVAGRACVIVANDATVKGGTYYPMTVKKHLRAQEVALDNRLPCVYLVDSGGAFLPMQDEVFPDRDHFGRIFYNQARMSGAGIPQIAAVLGSCTAGGAYVPAMSDEAVIVRNQGTIFLGGPPLVKAATGEVVTAEELGGGEVHSRTSGVTDHLAEDDAHALRIVRNIVATLPARQSPPWEVAAPVEPKADPYGLYGTVPVDSRTPYDVREIIARVVDGSRFAEFKSEYGQTLVTGFARIHGHPVGIVANNGILFSESAQKGAHFIELCDQRGIPLVFLQNISGFMVGRDYEAGGIAKHGAKMVTAVACTRVPKLTVVVGGSYGAGNYSMCGRAYSPRFLWMWPNAKISVMGGEQAASVLATVKRDQFEARGEDWPAEEEESFKAPIRAQYEHQGNAYYATARLWDDGVIDPLDTRQVLGLALTACANAPLGDPQFGVFRM is encoded by the coding sequence ATGCAGGAGGCACCGGAGCTTCGGAGCGCGGCCGATCCCGCGTCGGAGGCCTGGCGGGCCAACGAGGAGGGCCATCGGGCGCTGGTGGAGGAGCTGCGCGCCAAGCTGGCCGCGGCGGCGCTCGGCGGCGGCGAGAAGGCACGGGCGCGGCACACCGCGCGCGGCAAGCTGCTGCCCAGGGACCGGGTGGACACCCTGCTCGACCCGGGCTCGCCCTTCCTGGAGCTGGCCCCGCTGGCGGCCGACGGGATGTACGACGGGCAGGCCCCGGCGGCCGGCGTGATCGCCGGTATCGGCCGGGTCGCCGGACGCGCGTGCGTGATCGTCGCCAACGACGCCACCGTCAAGGGCGGCACGTACTACCCGATGACGGTGAAGAAGCACCTGCGCGCCCAGGAGGTGGCCCTCGACAACCGGCTGCCGTGCGTCTACCTGGTCGACTCCGGCGGCGCCTTCCTGCCGATGCAGGACGAGGTCTTCCCGGACCGGGACCACTTCGGGCGGATCTTCTACAACCAGGCGCGCATGTCCGGCGCCGGGATCCCGCAGATCGCGGCCGTCCTCGGCTCCTGCACCGCCGGCGGCGCGTACGTCCCGGCGATGAGCGACGAGGCGGTCATCGTCCGCAACCAGGGCACGATCTTCCTGGGCGGCCCGCCGCTGGTGAAGGCGGCCACCGGCGAGGTCGTGACGGCCGAGGAGCTGGGCGGCGGCGAGGTCCACTCCCGGACCTCCGGGGTCACCGACCACCTCGCCGAGGACGACGCGCACGCCCTCAGGATCGTCCGGAACATCGTCGCCACCCTGCCCGCCCGGCAGTCCCCGCCCTGGGAGGTCGCGGCCCCGGTCGAGCCGAAGGCGGACCCGTACGGCCTCTACGGCACCGTCCCGGTCGACTCCCGCACCCCCTACGACGTCCGCGAGATCATCGCGCGCGTGGTCGACGGCTCCCGGTTCGCGGAGTTCAAGAGCGAGTACGGGCAGACCCTGGTCACCGGCTTCGCCCGGATCCACGGCCACCCGGTCGGGATCGTCGCCAACAACGGCATCCTGTTCTCCGAGTCCGCCCAGAAGGGCGCCCACTTCATCGAGCTGTGCGACCAGCGCGGCATCCCGCTGGTGTTCCTCCAGAACATCTCCGGCTTCATGGTCGGCAGGGACTACGAGGCGGGCGGCATCGCCAAGCACGGCGCCAAGATGGTCACGGCGGTGGCCTGCACGCGCGTGCCGAAGCTGACCGTCGTCGTCGGCGGCTCGTACGGCGCGGGCAACTACTCGATGTGCGGCCGGGCCTACTCCCCCCGCTTCCTGTGGATGTGGCCCAACGCCAAGATCTCCGTCATGGGCGGCGAACAGGCCGCCAGCGTCCTCGCCACCGTCAAGCGCGACCAGTTCGAGGCCCGCGGGGAGGACTGGCCCGCCGAGGAGGAAGAGTCCTTCAAGGCGCCGATCCGCGCGCAGTACGAGCACCAGGGCAACGCCTACTACGCCACCGCCCGGCTCTGGGACGACGGCGTGATCGACCCGCTGGACACCCGTCAGGTCCTCGGACTCGCCCTGACGGCCTGCGCCAACGCGCCTCTGGGAGATCCCCAGTTCGGCGTCTTCCGGATGTGA
- a CDS encoding SACE_7040 family transcriptional regulator — protein MVTRTDASTRREQILKEAARLFAERGFHGVGVDEIGAAVGISGPGLYRHFPGKDAMLAELLVGISGQLLTGARRRLAEADGVPASRVLDSLVEGHIDFALDDRPLITLHDRELDRLRDSDRKLVRQLQRQYVELWVEVVREAHPGLTEPSARSAVHSVFGLLNSTPHLGRAGTLPGRGATAALLHRMARGAFAAAGEE, from the coding sequence ATGGTCACCAGAACCGACGCCTCGACCCGCCGCGAGCAGATCCTCAAGGAGGCCGCCCGGCTCTTCGCCGAGCGCGGCTTCCACGGCGTCGGTGTCGACGAGATAGGCGCCGCGGTCGGCATCAGCGGTCCCGGTCTCTACCGGCACTTCCCGGGCAAGGACGCGATGCTCGCCGAGCTGCTCGTCGGCATCAGCGGCCAGCTACTGACCGGCGCCAGGCGGCGGCTGGCGGAGGCCGACGGGGTGCCCGCGAGCCGGGTCCTGGACTCGCTCGTCGAGGGCCACATCGATTTCGCGCTGGACGACCGGCCCCTGATCACCCTGCACGACCGCGAGCTGGACCGGCTGCGCGACAGCGACCGCAAGCTGGTGCGCCAGCTCCAGCGGCAGTACGTGGAGCTGTGGGTGGAGGTGGTGCGCGAGGCGCACCCGGGGCTGACCGAGCCGTCCGCCCGCTCGGCCGTCCACTCGGTCTTCGGCCTGCTCAACTCCACCCCGCACCTGGGCCGCGCCGGCACGCTGCCCGGCCGGGGCGCGACGGCGGCCCTGCTGCACCGGATGGCGCGGGGCGCGTTCGCGGCGGCGGGCGAGGAGTGA
- a CDS encoding acyl-CoA dehydrogenase family protein has translation MRRTVFNEDHEAFRETLRSFIEAEVVPVYDEWFAAGQAPRDFYYKLGELGIFGISVPEEFGGAGLDTHKFEAVMYEETARAGVQFGGSGVHVLLALPYIKMLATDEQKKRYLPKFATGEEMWAIAMTEPGTGSDLAGMKTSAKLSEDGTHYVLNGAKTFITGGVHADKVIVCARTAAPSAEDRRHGISLFAVDTKSEGYSVGRKLDKLGLKTSDTAELAFVDVKVPVEDLLGEENKGFYYLGHNLASERWGIAFGAYAQAKAAVRFAKQYVQERTVFGKPVAHFQNTKFELAACQAEVDAAEAVADRATEALDAGELTPAEAASAKLFCTEVAHRVIDRCLQLHGGYGYMNEYPIARLYADNRVNRIYGGTSEIMKTIIAKDMGL, from the coding sequence GTGCGCCGTACGGTGTTCAACGAGGACCACGAGGCGTTCCGGGAGACTCTTCGTTCCTTCATCGAGGCCGAGGTCGTCCCGGTGTACGACGAGTGGTTCGCCGCCGGCCAGGCGCCGCGCGACTTCTACTACAAGCTCGGCGAGCTGGGCATCTTCGGCATCAGCGTGCCCGAGGAGTTCGGCGGCGCGGGCCTGGACACCCACAAGTTCGAGGCCGTCATGTACGAGGAGACGGCGCGCGCGGGCGTCCAGTTCGGCGGCTCCGGCGTGCACGTCCTGCTCGCACTGCCGTACATCAAGATGCTCGCCACCGACGAGCAGAAGAAGCGCTACCTCCCGAAGTTCGCCACCGGCGAGGAGATGTGGGCCATCGCGATGACGGAGCCGGGCACCGGTTCCGACCTCGCGGGCATGAAGACCAGCGCCAAGCTCTCCGAGGACGGCACGCACTACGTCCTCAACGGCGCCAAGACCTTCATCACCGGCGGCGTGCACGCCGACAAGGTGATCGTCTGCGCCCGCACGGCCGCGCCGAGCGCCGAGGACCGCCGCCACGGCATCTCCCTGTTCGCCGTGGACACCAAGTCCGAGGGCTACTCCGTCGGCCGCAAGCTCGACAAGCTCGGCCTGAAGACCTCCGACACGGCCGAGCTGGCCTTCGTCGACGTCAAGGTCCCCGTCGAGGACCTCCTCGGCGAGGAGAACAAGGGCTTCTACTACCTCGGCCACAACCTGGCCTCCGAGCGCTGGGGCATCGCCTTCGGCGCCTACGCGCAGGCCAAGGCCGCCGTCCGGTTCGCCAAGCAGTACGTGCAGGAGCGCACCGTCTTCGGCAAGCCGGTCGCCCACTTCCAGAACACCAAGTTCGAGCTGGCCGCCTGCCAGGCCGAGGTGGACGCCGCCGAGGCCGTCGCCGACCGCGCCACGGAGGCCCTGGACGCCGGTGAGCTGACCCCCGCCGAGGCCGCCTCCGCCAAGCTGTTCTGCACCGAGGTCGCCCACCGCGTGATCGACCGCTGCCTCCAGTTGCACGGCGGCTACGGCTACATGAACGAGTACCCGATCGCCCGCCTGTACGCGGACAACCGGGTCAACCGCATCTACGGCGGCACGAGCGAGATCATGAAGACGATCATCGCCAAGGACATGGGGCTGTAG
- a CDS encoding acyl-CoA thioesterase, with the protein MSQALQELLDLLDLEQIEENIFRGRSRSAVVPRVFGGQVAAQALVAAGRTVPADRPAHSLHAYFLRPGDPGAPIVYTVDRIRDGRSFTTRRVVAVQHGKPIFHLSASFQVHEEGLEHQAAMPPAPDPATLPTSQERLRGYDHLAPEVVERFLEAREAIDLRYVDEPPYGRFGEPRDPHSQVWFRTNGKLGGAVGALDESLLHVVLATYVSDMTLLDSVLLAHGRGGWAVGDVVGASLDHAMWFHRPFRADEWLLYDQESPSAHGGRGLGQARIYTQDGRLAVTVIQEGVVRVPR; encoded by the coding sequence ATGAGCCAGGCACTCCAGGAACTCCTCGATCTGCTCGACCTCGAGCAGATCGAGGAGAACATCTTCCGCGGCCGGTCCCGCTCCGCCGTCGTCCCCCGGGTCTTCGGCGGGCAGGTCGCGGCCCAGGCGCTGGTCGCCGCCGGGCGGACGGTCCCCGCCGACCGGCCCGCCCACTCCCTGCACGCGTACTTCCTGCGCCCCGGCGACCCCGGCGCGCCGATCGTCTACACCGTGGACCGCATCCGCGACGGCCGGTCCTTCACCACCCGCCGGGTGGTCGCCGTCCAGCATGGCAAGCCGATCTTCCACCTCTCGGCGTCCTTCCAGGTGCACGAGGAGGGTCTGGAGCACCAGGCGGCCATGCCGCCCGCGCCCGACCCGGCGACCCTGCCCACCTCCCAGGAGCGGCTGCGCGGCTACGACCACCTCGCGCCCGAGGTGGTGGAACGCTTCCTGGAGGCCCGCGAGGCGATCGACCTGAGATACGTGGACGAGCCGCCGTACGGCAGGTTCGGCGAGCCGCGCGACCCGCACTCGCAGGTGTGGTTCCGCACCAACGGCAAGCTCGGCGGCGCCGTCGGCGCTCTGGACGAGTCCCTGTTGCACGTCGTCCTCGCCACCTATGTCTCCGACATGACCCTGCTCGACTCCGTGCTGCTCGCGCACGGCCGCGGCGGCTGGGCCGTCGGTGACGTCGTCGGGGCGTCCCTCGACCACGCGATGTGGTTCCACCGGCCCTTCCGCGCCGACGAGTGGCTGCTGTACGACCAGGAGTCGCCCTCCGCCCACGGTGGCCGTGGCCTCGGCCAGGCCCGCATCTACACCCAGGACGGGCGGCTCGCCGTCACGGTCATCCAGGAGGGCGTCGTCCGCGTCCCGCGCTGA